Below is a window of Roseofilum reptotaenium CS-1145 DNA.
CTGGGCCCTCTTTTGCTTGATGGTAGGCTACGCCCAGGGACTCTCTACTCTGGTGGGGGACTATCTTAAGGAGTCGGGGCATTGCTTTGCTTGGACACTCTTCATTTATATCGTAACTTATTCATCGGACTTGATATGACTCTATTGTTCACTACTGCCGACTCCTCACTAGAGTGCTTTTCCATAGTGGGCGATCGCCTCCTGATGATGCCAACTACCTTCCTGAACTTTAAGCCATACCCACAATTGATCGCCATGGGAAAAATGCCACCATTCACGGGGATGACGCTTAAACCCAGCAAACTCCATAATTCGATTCAGGAGTTGACGGTGTTTATGATAACTCTGCTCATCCGGAGTTTTCCCTTGGGCATAATGATCGGGAAAGGAACGGGGAGAAATTTCATCAATAGGCGATCCCATGTTCAGGGGCATTCCGGTTTGATCCACCAGAGTAACATCTACGGCTGCCCCCGTACTATGGGGTGGAGGAGTTGCCGGATCGAGAGATGGAGCTGCCCAAAATTGATACACTTTCTCTAGAAGGGTTTGCCGTTGCTCTGGGGTGAGGGTTTCCGGATTGAAACCTTGGTTTTCAGCCAGTTGGATCAAGCTATATTCGACCATAAATTCTTGAACGGCGATCGGTCGGTAGGCATCAAAAATATGAATTTTCCAACCTGGATGATGACTTTGGAGTTGCTTTTGAGCCATCCAGAGGCGATCGCTAACCGTTTTGCGTAACCAATAGGGAGATTTATCCCCATAGGGTGCGCCCAACTTCTCATAAGGATGGGGAGTAGCCACCGCAAAGGACTCCAAAGGAATGGGTACTAGAGGTTCTTGATGATCTTCAATCCGAATCTGTTGATAAGGTTTTAATACCATAGAGACACAACTCCTAATTGCTCACTTTTGGTGCTTCTGGAACCGGATCGTAACCTCCGGGATGAAACGGATTACACCTTAAAATCCGCGCTCCTGCCAATTGTAAACCCCGCATTGCCCCAAACCGTTCCACAGCCGTCAAAGCATACTCAGAACAAGAGGGATAAAATCGACAACTGGGAGGAAATAGGGGCGAAATTCCTCGCCGATAGACTTGAATAGCCCGAATTATAATGACTTTGAGCAGTTGAGTTTCCCACAGTTTGAGTTTGAGCATCATATTCAAAAAAGGCAATTAGACTAAATCTTAAGAATCTCGGTCAGTGACCTAAGAGAGTTAAGAGGACATTGCGGCTGATTTCTGCATCATGTCTTCCCGTAATTGAGCTTCTTTTTCACCATAGAAGAATGAAAGTAGGGCAAAGCGATCGCCATCCGTCACATCCGTTGCTTCATGGAGTAAACTACAGGAAAAAATTACTGCACTACCCGTTTCTGGGCGATACAAATGTGGCCCATATTCTGGAAAGCGTAAATATCCACCTTCATACTCTTCGGTATTTAAATTTAAGGTCATGGCAAATCGACGATGGGCAGTTGCGGCAGTCGTGTTATCCCGGTGTCTGCGGAAAAATCCTCCCCGACTCGATTCATAACAAGCAATACGAAAATCTTCAAAGCGGGTGAAATCAAAATGATAGGCTTTAAGGATTTCTGGACGAATTCGGTGAATCATAAAATAGCGTAGGCGATTGATTAAATCTGGATCGCTAACAAAGTGATCTTTACGAATTTTATGGGTATAATCATACTCACCTACGGTTTTTCCATGCTGTTGCACCATGAATCCTGAATCTCCATGGCCTTGGGTTCGCCACACTTCAATTAATTCTCGACAAAATTCAGGGGGTAAGACATTGGAAATTAACAAGACTGAGGCAATTTGTGTGAGATGCTGAGGTTCTTGTGGGGGAAGAAGCTGTTTTAAGTCTTCTAAGAGTTGGGTGGCGTGGGTAGAGGGATCAAACGCCTCATGAATTTTGAGAATTTTACAATTGGGATGAATTAAAAGAGAGCAAAATTTCGATTGGATTTGTCCAGGAGGTACATCAGGATTCACTAAGTTTAACCCCTGAATCATTTCCGCTGCTTGGTCAGAAATCAGGAAAAAGGGAAATTGATGGGTTTGGGTAAATTCAATCAGCGATTTTAAGGGATCTGTACTGATTCCAATGACTGTCAGATCCCAGAGTTTGAATTGTTCCTGTAGAGCTTGCAAGTCTAACAGGAGTTTTTGAGACTCTGGGCTGGTAATCTCTGGAAAGAAGAGCCAGAGCATGGCAGCACCCTGGGCGTGACGGCCGTCAAATTTGCCCCCCATTTGACAAGGCAGTATGAAAACGGGGGCATAATCACCAATAGAGAGTTTAACTGAGGTCATTGGGGTGATACTCCTGTAAGGGCTTCAACAATGGTACTTCAGCTTATCTTGCAGGGTAAACTCACCGGCGATCGCATCTGATACAATAACCCCATCCTTGCTTAACCTCATTCAAAATCCCTTAAATTTGTTCAGTTTTATTACCTAAACGCTCATCCGTGAATCATTCTTCTTCTAGTTCTTCCGATCAACCTCAAACGATGGTTTTATCGACTCACTATACTCGATTAGGGGTTCATCCTTTGGCTTCTGCTTTAGAAATTCGCCGTGCCTATCGGGAGTTGAGCAAGCGTTATCATCCCGATACGACGGATTTAGATCCAGAGGTGGCAACGCGGCGTTTTCATGAGCTGAATGAAGCGTATGCGGTGTTAAGTAATCCGGAGCGTCGAGGGATGTACGATCGCACGATGGGCTATTCTCGGTTTTATGTGGTGCGTCCTCCTGTGGATTTGCGATCAGGGAATTCCCCACAAG
It encodes the following:
- a CDS encoding M15 family metallopeptidase, with amino-acid sequence MVLKPYQQIRIEDHQEPLVPIPLESFAVATPHPYEKLGAPYGDKSPYWLRKTVSDRLWMAQKQLQSHHPGWKIHIFDAYRPIAVQEFMVEYSLIQLAENQGFNPETLTPEQRQTLLEKVYQFWAAPSLDPATPPPHSTGAAVDVTLVDQTGMPLNMGSPIDEISPRSFPDHYAQGKTPDEQSYHKHRQLLNRIMEFAGFKRHPREWWHFSHGDQLWVWLKVQEGSWHHQEAIAHYGKAL
- the yidD gene encoding membrane protein insertion efficiency factor YidD; this encodes MLKLKLWETQLLKVIIIRAIQVYRRGISPLFPPSCRFYPSCSEYALTAVERFGAMRGLQLAGARILRCNPFHPGGYDPVPEAPKVSN
- a CDS encoding J domain-containing protein, with protein sequence MNHSSSSSSDQPQTMVLSTHYTRLGVHPLASALEIRRAYRELSKRYHPDTTDLDPEVATRRFHELNEAYAVLSNPERRGMYDRTMGYSRFYVVRPPVDLRSGNSPQDYRSSAYIDSRDRPLSSGELFALFILGLTFMLCLGLAIAIAWLNPELIAPTLSLPPSP
- a CDS encoding 2OG-Fe(II) oxygenase, with the translated sequence MTSVKLSIGDYAPVFILPCQMGGKFDGRHAQGAAMLWLFFPEITSPESQKLLLDLQALQEQFKLWDLTVIGISTDPLKSLIEFTQTHQFPFFLISDQAAEMIQGLNLVNPDVPPGQIQSKFCSLLIHPNCKILKIHEAFDPSTHATQLLEDLKQLLPPQEPQHLTQIASVLLISNVLPPEFCRELIEVWRTQGHGDSGFMVQQHGKTVGEYDYTHKIRKDHFVSDPDLINRLRYFMIHRIRPEILKAYHFDFTRFEDFRIACYESSRGGFFRRHRDNTTAATAHRRFAMTLNLNTEEYEGGYLRFPEYGPHLYRPETGSAVIFSCSLLHEATDVTDGDRFALLSFFYGEKEAQLREDMMQKSAAMSS